The following proteins are co-located in the Polyangiaceae bacterium genome:
- a CDS encoding radical SAM protein: MREATQGAERPRGLSVLLYGPVQQENLALQYLVGAARAAGHRARVVSYADRSELSSAIAAMKEDAPALIGLGIAFQNNIDDYLTLARALREHGFAGHLTCGGHVPTFCHEELMDDVPEIDSVVRHDGELTLLEMLACLEKGKPVVDLPGLVWRDADGTVQQGPIRAAVADLDAIAWPARSERNYSVAGIAVDFVITARGCVGECNYCSIAAYTTEQKKRYRLRRPGAVADEIAALYHERGSRVFFVQDDLFVLPKEDRAVERIEQLSSELRRRSVTDAVFWVKGRPESITPRVCTALKQMGVIHLFLGVESAAPERLEYLGRTHLPEDNVSALRNCAAAGIVPSFNFMLFDPDCDLADVEQTLRLGDAHLDCPWNLCRTEVYSGTALRDRLAAEGRLEGDYRSYGYRMRDERAEVLFRILRVSLHERALAVESLLNRLISLSFARQLHQHFFPGATSDALGRSVSALGEETRRDTLQQVRDAMAFVQREALGDPRAVQRFAVEQALRINAADAERRRRCEELWQHLHLRGTLQMVRRGVVLSPGQRADFGVASGS; encoded by the coding sequence ATGAGAGAAGCCACGCAGGGCGCGGAGCGGCCGCGCGGACTGAGCGTGTTGCTCTACGGGCCGGTACAGCAGGAGAACCTCGCACTGCAGTACCTGGTAGGCGCGGCGCGCGCTGCGGGACACCGCGCGCGCGTCGTCTCCTATGCTGACCGCAGCGAGCTCTCGAGCGCCATCGCGGCGATGAAAGAAGACGCGCCGGCCCTGATAGGCCTCGGGATTGCGTTCCAGAACAACATCGACGACTACCTGACCCTCGCGCGCGCGCTGCGCGAGCACGGTTTTGCCGGGCACCTGACCTGCGGCGGGCACGTGCCGACGTTCTGTCACGAAGAGCTGATGGACGACGTGCCGGAGATCGACAGTGTCGTGCGCCACGACGGTGAGTTGACGCTGCTGGAGATGCTGGCGTGCCTGGAAAAGGGCAAGCCCGTGGTGGACCTGCCTGGCTTGGTGTGGCGCGACGCGGACGGTACCGTGCAGCAGGGGCCCATACGTGCGGCCGTCGCCGATCTGGATGCGATCGCCTGGCCTGCGCGCAGCGAGCGCAACTACTCCGTGGCCGGCATCGCCGTGGACTTCGTGATCACCGCCCGCGGCTGCGTCGGCGAGTGCAACTACTGCAGCATTGCGGCCTACACCACCGAGCAAAAGAAGCGCTACCGCTTGCGCCGCCCCGGCGCGGTGGCCGATGAGATCGCTGCGCTCTACCACGAGCGCGGCTCGCGCGTGTTCTTCGTGCAGGACGACCTGTTCGTGTTGCCCAAGGAGGACCGTGCGGTCGAGCGCATCGAGCAGCTGTCGTCGGAACTCCGCCGCCGGAGCGTGACAGACGCGGTGTTCTGGGTGAAGGGGCGCCCCGAGTCGATCACGCCACGGGTGTGTACTGCACTGAAACAGATGGGAGTGATTCACTTGTTCCTGGGCGTGGAGAGCGCCGCGCCGGAGCGCCTGGAGTATCTCGGGCGCACGCACCTGCCCGAGGACAACGTCAGCGCCCTGCGCAACTGCGCCGCTGCGGGCATCGTGCCGTCCTTCAACTTCATGTTGTTCGACCCGGACTGCGATCTCGCTGACGTGGAGCAGACGCTGCGGCTCGGCGACGCGCACCTGGACTGCCCTTGGAACCTGTGCCGCACCGAGGTGTATTCAGGTACCGCGCTTCGCGATCGTCTGGCAGCGGAAGGCCGGCTGGAGGGGGACTACCGTAGCTACGGCTACCGCATGCGCGACGAGCGCGCCGAGGTGCTGTTTCGCATCCTGCGCGTCAGCCTGCACGAGCGTGCCCTGGCCGTGGAGAGCCTGCTCAACCGGTTGATCAGCCTTTCCTTCGCGCGACAGCTGCATCAGCACTTCTTTCCCGGTGCAACGAGCGACGCCCTGGGGCGTAGCGTGTCGGCCCTAGGCGAAGAAACCCGCCGCGATACCTTGCAGCAAGTGCGCGACGCGATGGCCTTCGTACAGCGCGAAGCGCTGGGCGACCCTCGCGCGGTTCAGCGCTTCGCCGTCGAGCAAGCGCTGCGTATCAATGCCGCTGACGCCGAGCGCCGGCGCCGCTGCGAAGAGCTGTGGCAGCATCTGCATCTGCGGGGAACGCTGCAGATGGTTCGCCGCGGCGTCGTACTCTCACCGGGCCAGCGCGCCGACTTCGGCGTCGCCTCCGGCTCCTGA
- a CDS encoding ABC transporter permease codes for MGRYLVVRLSSLAATLFVLSLVVFALGSMIPGDPATALLGPYATAERVAALQRDLGLGGSLPERYLVWLAHVLRGDLGHSYALDLPVREAILERLRPTLMLGGSALVFAICLGLLLGTLSARHEGTPLGRALDVLSLSGISVPTFVLALFVMLLLAAWGQLYPVSGMHAPPPAPRTLRDVAAHVVLPALSLGLVSASVIARMTREYTREARQADFVRVLQAKGLSQTEVLYRHVFRVVVAKLAPVLGLQAGFVLGGAVYVETIFQWPGLGRLLVDAVLKRDLLLTQGVTLTLATAYVLTTLAADLGQRALDPRVDA; via the coding sequence GTGGGCCGCTACTTGGTCGTGCGGCTGTCGTCGCTCGCTGCAACGCTGTTCGTACTGAGCTTGGTGGTGTTCGCGCTCGGCTCGATGATTCCGGGAGATCCCGCCACGGCGCTGCTCGGGCCCTATGCCACGGCAGAACGAGTGGCCGCACTCCAGCGTGACCTCGGTCTCGGTGGTTCGTTGCCCGAGCGCTACCTGGTGTGGCTCGCCCACGTCCTGCGGGGCGACCTGGGCCACTCCTACGCGCTGGACCTCCCCGTGCGCGAAGCGATCCTCGAGCGCCTCCGCCCCACGCTGATGCTCGGCGGAAGTGCCCTCGTGTTTGCCATTTGCTTGGGACTGTTGCTCGGCACCCTGAGCGCGCGACACGAAGGGACACCGCTGGGGCGGGCACTCGACGTGCTGAGCCTGAGCGGCATTTCCGTGCCCACCTTCGTCTTGGCGCTGTTCGTGATGCTGCTCCTGGCCGCCTGGGGCCAGCTCTATCCCGTCAGCGGCATGCATGCACCACCGCCCGCGCCCCGCACCCTGCGGGACGTGGCAGCCCACGTCGTGTTGCCCGCGCTGAGTCTCGGGCTCGTGTCCGCCAGTGTGATTGCGCGCATGACGCGCGAATACACCCGAGAGGCGCGGCAAGCCGACTTCGTGCGCGTGCTCCAAGCCAAGGGGCTTTCGCAAACCGAGGTGCTCTACCGTCATGTGTTTCGCGTGGTCGTGGCCAAGCTCGCCCCCGTGCTGGGGCTGCAGGCAGGCTTCGTCCTCGGCGGCGCTGTCTATGTGGAGACGATCTTCCAATGGCCGGGTCTAGGACGCCTGCTGGTCGATGCAGTGTTGAAGCGCGATCTGCTGCTGACCCAAGGCGTGACGTTGACCCTGGCAACTGCCTACGTACTCACGACCCTGGCTGCGGATCTGGGTCAGCGCGCCCTCGATCCGAGAGTGGACGCATGA
- a CDS encoding ABC transporter substrate-binding protein: MVGRTPVHALAGALSALVLAAALAARPGGTRPAPDTVYVAMSETMRSFDPHVTTSASDFRVLSQVYDGLLTHAANSFELAPGLAKSWQVDADGKAVEFALRQDVRFHDGTLFDAEAVRFNFERMLREDHPFHATGPFPLAFLFDKIRRVHVQAPFRVRLELSEPYAPLLSNLTYPAGFMVSPTAVRRWGKAFGMHGGGTGPYRLHSGSRSDGAVLERMQPNAPGAHRIVFRTIVDPMTALAELATGGVDAMVEPPTDTLSWLGRHPKLSLQSREGAHSWFLIVNVRRPFLGDARVRRALNYAVDREGIAHHVLQGGAAAAVSVMPKAFGRAHDDKLRPYPHDPDRARALLKAAGVVPPLSLRMVVPTSGSGMLEPELMAAAIQADLRRVGVQVSVTAMEWNAYLAFVNTGLDEKTDLAAMAWMTNDPDTLPTLTLTRSSHPPQGFNSGWYENPHADELLEEARGSFDAPSRSARYRELDALFYHDAPWVFVVSQRLTLATTTRISGARLLASFLLDLRDVEAR; the protein is encoded by the coding sequence GTGGTGGGTCGAACTCCCGTACACGCGCTGGCTGGCGCGCTATCCGCGCTCGTGCTCGCAGCGGCCCTTGCTGCGCGCCCGGGCGGTACACGGCCGGCCCCCGACACGGTGTACGTCGCGATGTCGGAGACGATGCGTTCCTTCGACCCGCACGTCACGACCAGCGCCAGTGACTTCCGCGTGCTGTCCCAGGTCTACGACGGCCTGCTGACTCATGCCGCCAACAGCTTCGAACTCGCGCCGGGCCTGGCGAAGAGCTGGCAGGTCGACGCCGACGGCAAGGCGGTCGAGTTCGCTCTGCGCCAAGACGTGCGCTTCCACGACGGCACGCTCTTCGATGCCGAGGCAGTTCGCTTCAATTTCGAACGCATGCTGCGAGAGGATCATCCCTTTCACGCCACCGGGCCTTTTCCGCTCGCTTTTCTCTTCGACAAGATCCGTCGTGTTCATGTCCAGGCGCCCTTCCGCGTACGCCTGGAACTCAGTGAGCCCTACGCACCGCTGCTGTCGAATCTGACCTACCCCGCAGGATTCATGGTTTCGCCCACCGCGGTGCGGCGCTGGGGCAAAGCCTTCGGCATGCACGGCGGCGGAACGGGACCGTATCGTCTGCATTCGGGCTCACGCAGCGATGGCGCCGTGCTGGAACGCATGCAACCGAATGCGCCAGGGGCACATCGCATCGTGTTTCGCACCATCGTGGATCCGATGACGGCGCTCGCGGAACTGGCGACGGGTGGCGTCGACGCGATGGTCGAGCCACCCACCGATACCTTGTCGTGGCTCGGCCGACACCCCAAGCTGTCCCTGCAGAGCCGAGAAGGCGCGCACAGCTGGTTCCTGATCGTCAACGTGCGTCGCCCCTTCCTGGGCGACGCGCGAGTGCGCCGCGCCCTGAACTATGCGGTCGATCGCGAAGGCATCGCTCACCATGTACTGCAGGGCGGAGCGGCTGCGGCGGTCAGTGTCATGCCCAAGGCCTTCGGGCGCGCGCACGACGACAAACTCAGGCCCTATCCACATGATCCCGATCGCGCGCGTGCCCTGCTGAAGGCAGCGGGCGTGGTGCCACCGCTGAGCCTGCGGATGGTCGTTCCCACGAGCGGCTCAGGCATGCTCGAACCGGAGCTGATGGCGGCCGCCATCCAAGCGGATCTGCGCCGGGTGGGAGTTCAAGTCAGCGTGACGGCGATGGAGTGGAACGCATATCTGGCGTTCGTCAACACGGGCCTCGACGAAAAGACCGATCTCGCCGCGATGGCGTGGATGACCAACGATCCTGACACGCTGCCGACTCTTACGCTGACCCGCAGCTCGCATCCACCCCAGGGCTTCAACTCGGGTTGGTACGAAAACCCGCACGCCGACGAGTTGCTCGAGGAGGCGCGGGGTTCCTTCGACGCACCCAGTAGAAGCGCACGCTACCGAGAACTCGACGCGCTGTTCTACCACGACGCCCCGTGGGTATTCGTCGTGAGTCAGAGGCTCACCCTGGCCACGACAACCCGCATTTCCGGCGCCCGACTGCTGGCGTCTTTCCTGTTGGATTTGCGTGACGTGGAGGCGCGCTAG
- a CDS encoding ABC transporter permease — protein sequence MTQRRQLLLVAALSGGLVLAVLPWLPMADPAATELSARLLRPGHGGHVLGTDALGRDMAARLLHALRLSLGVGALGVCAAAGVGSALGVSAAYFGGKVDAVLMRGVDVLLSFPYLLLALAIVAVLGPGLLNATLAIAVVNVPFFARTLRGVALSVMTEEYVSAARAMGGSSWRVITRHVLPSLYEPLVVASATAAGWVIVETAGLGFLGLGAQPPRADLGTMVGQSRHLLVVAPHATLLPAACLAAVVLLLNLAASALTRRRDRHVRSSPRLRNR from the coding sequence ATGACGCAGCGGCGACAGCTACTCCTGGTGGCAGCACTGTCGGGCGGGTTGGTCCTGGCCGTGCTGCCGTGGCTGCCGATGGCGGACCCAGCGGCGACCGAGCTCAGCGCGCGGCTCTTGCGACCGGGCCACGGCGGGCACGTGCTCGGCACGGACGCCCTCGGTCGCGACATGGCGGCGCGGCTGCTTCACGCGCTTCGACTCTCCCTTGGCGTGGGTGCCCTCGGAGTATGCGCTGCTGCGGGCGTGGGCTCCGCGCTGGGAGTCAGCGCCGCATACTTCGGGGGGAAGGTCGACGCCGTCCTGATGCGCGGCGTCGACGTGCTGCTTTCCTTTCCGTATTTGTTATTGGCCCTCGCCATCGTCGCAGTTCTCGGCCCCGGCTTGCTGAACGCAACCCTCGCCATCGCCGTGGTCAACGTTCCCTTCTTTGCGCGCACCCTGCGCGGCGTTGCGCTGTCGGTGATGACGGAGGAATACGTGAGCGCAGCTCGCGCCATGGGTGGGTCGAGCTGGCGCGTCATCACCCGCCATGTGCTTCCGTCCCTGTACGAGCCCCTCGTCGTCGCCAGCGCAACCGCTGCAGGGTGGGTCATCGTGGAGACCGCTGGGCTCGGCTTTCTCGGCCTGGGTGCGCAGCCACCTCGAGCCGACCTCGGCACGATGGTCGGGCAGAGCCGACATCTGTTGGTCGTCGCGCCGCACGCCACACTTCTGCCCGCGGCTTGCCTCGCTGCCGTCGTGCTGCTGCTCAATCTCGCCGCATCGGCCCTGACCCGCCGCCGCGACCGCCATGTCCGATCCAGTCCGCGCCTACGCAACCGGTAG